The proteins below are encoded in one region of Geminocystis sp. M7585_C2015_104:
- the nusB gene encoding transcription antitermination protein NusB, which yields MAHRQQPRRSARILALLSLSQIRSKSEKKELDIHDLILAATRTLTAEVEQTLENASEELNRSYEHLLKSETRAANIATARAMLEDAISMTQKAINRLGDVLEIPEFVQLCNQQEVREYAVEIINCVQAHKREINQLIDEVMEGWSLNRLTQIDADILRVATAEMAYLHLEHQVAIDEAVEIAKQYSGEDGYRFINGVLRRISDRLKTAVGVLS from the coding sequence ATGGCACATCGTCAACAACCCCGCCGCAGTGCAAGAATTTTGGCATTGCTAAGTCTAAGTCAAATTAGGAGTAAATCAGAAAAGAAGGAACTAGACATCCATGATTTAATTTTAGCCGCCACTAGAACCCTAACGGCAGAAGTTGAACAAACCCTGGAAAATGCCTCAGAAGAATTAAATCGCAGTTATGAGCATTTACTGAAAAGTGAAACTCGTGCCGCTAATATAGCCACCGCCCGTGCCATGCTGGAAGATGCTATCTCCATGACACAAAAGGCTATTAATCGTCTCGGAGATGTGTTAGAAATTCCAGAATTTGTACAACTATGCAATCAGCAGGAGGTAAGAGAATATGCTGTTGAAATTATAAACTGTGTGCAGGCCCATAAACGGGAAATTAATCAACTTATTGATGAAGTGATGGAAGGTTGGTCCCTTAATAGATTAACCCAAATTGATGCTGACATCCTCCGAGTCGCCACGGCAGAAATGGCTTATCTACATTTGGAGCACCAAGTAGCTATAGACGAAGCGGTGGAAATCGCTAAACAGTATTCGGGGGAAGACGGTTATCGTTTTATTAATGGGGTTTTAAGGAGAATCAGCGATAGACTGAAAACGGCGGTGGGGGTGTTGTCTTGA
- a CDS encoding DUF3288 family protein, with protein sequence MTLEQKHPLAPEDRKIIDMIKAEGKTDYNIAEVARLKIRYQGFPGARDIQRDLDFILQQWGMTEEELFATARKLHQPQSIYCNKINAEQDREDWI encoded by the coding sequence ATGACTCTGGAGCAAAAACACCCTTTGGCCCCGGAAGATCGTAAGATTATTGATATGATCAAGGCGGAGGGCAAAACTGATTACAACATAGCAGAGGTGGCTAGACTAAAAATTCGTTATCAGGGTTTCCCCGGTGCAAGGGATATTCAAAGGGATTTGGATTTTATTTTACAACAATGGGGCATGACTGAAGAAGAATTATTCGCCACCGCCCGCAAATTGCATCAGCCTCAGTCTATTTATTGTAATAAAATAAATGCAGAACAAGATAGAGAAGATTGGATTTGA
- a CDS encoding 4-(cytidine 5'-diphospho)-2-C-methyl-D-erythritol kinase — protein MQSYCLFAPAKINLHLEIIGDRPDGYHELVMVMQSVSLGDIIRIRANGREEIRLFCNHPQVPLDNTNLAYKAARRMQQEYPAASALGGGVDITIEKNIPVAAGLAGGSTDAAAVLVGINLLWKLGLTVPELQQIGATLGSDVPFCISGGTALATGRGEKIEPLPDLQNLWVILAKYESLSVSTPWAYKTYREKYSRQYLSNPEDIQRRTHQIHSGDLVKAISQNNARQIGALLYNDLEKVVLPAYPAVAELIEAFRRKNVLGCIMSGSGPTVFALCESQSQGEEVISQVTAEINNPDLHCWLAQVCPHGIITVQN, from the coding sequence ATGCAGTCTTATTGTCTATTCGCACCGGCGAAAATAAACCTCCATTTAGAGATTATAGGGGATAGGCCAGACGGATACCATGAACTGGTAATGGTAATGCAAAGTGTGAGTCTGGGGGATATTATCAGAATTAGAGCCAACGGCAGAGAGGAAATTCGTCTATTTTGTAACCACCCCCAAGTGCCACTGGATAACACCAACTTAGCATACAAGGCCGCCCGGAGAATGCAACAAGAATATCCCGCAGCCAGTGCCCTAGGAGGGGGGGTAGATATTACCATAGAGAAGAACATACCCGTGGCAGCAGGTTTAGCGGGAGGCTCAACAGATGCCGCGGCGGTGTTGGTAGGGATTAACCTGCTGTGGAAGCTGGGTCTAACTGTGCCAGAATTGCAACAAATTGGCGCCACCCTTGGTTCGGATGTGCCATTTTGTATTTCAGGAGGTACTGCACTCGCCACCGGGAGGGGGGAAAAAATTGAACCCCTACCAGATTTACAAAACCTGTGGGTGATACTAGCGAAGTATGAGAGTTTAAGTGTGTCCACTCCTTGGGCCTACAAAACCTATCGGGAGAAGTATAGCCGCCAATATCTATCCAATCCAGAAGATATCCAAAGACGCACCCATCAAATCCACAGTGGGGATTTGGTAAAGGCCATCAGCCAAAACAATGCCCGGCAAATAGGGGCTCTATTGTACAATGACCTAGAAAAAGTGGTCTTGCCCGCCTATCCTGCCGTAGCGGAGCTCATAGAGGCCTTTAGGCGCAAAAATGTGTTGGGGTGCATCATGTCTGGCTCAGGTCCAACTGTCTTTGCCTTGTGTGAGAGTCAATCCCAGGGGGAAGAGGTAATCAGTCAGGTAACAGCAGAAATAAACAACCCCGATTTACACTGCTGGTTAGCCCAGGTGTGTCCTCATGGTATCATAACAGTGCAAAACTAG
- a CDS encoding YdcF family protein → MDFVFFSKLLPLFLYPLGLACLLLAVSLLLWWWKLSRWFPLPVVVALALLWLAGNEGVSNLLVTSLEWQYINSPDTIPPAEAIVILGGGVKPPVYPRFMPDLAESGDRVIYGAQLYHLKKAPLIVVTGGRIPWKEGGSQYLSEADDMANLLQMLNIPQQVILKEGKSLNTYQNAIYTREILQKRGIFRIILVTSALHMPRAVKIFEKQGFEVLPAPTDYLVTIQDLSPERHTWQNLMVGFFPDAEYFYKTSLALKEYIGILIYKLQGYL, encoded by the coding sequence ATGGATTTTGTTTTCTTCTCCAAGCTACTCCCCTTATTCCTATATCCCCTTGGGTTGGCTTGTCTTCTTTTGGCAGTTTCCCTCCTGTTGTGGTGGTGGAAATTGTCTCGTTGGTTTCCCCTACCCGTGGTTGTAGCACTTGCCCTGTTGTGGTTAGCCGGTAACGAGGGAGTGAGTAACCTGCTAGTGACATCTTTAGAATGGCAATACATCAATAGCCCCGATACTATCCCCCCAGCCGAGGCTATTGTCATTTTAGGAGGAGGAGTCAAACCCCCCGTCTATCCCCGCTTTATGCCAGACTTGGCCGAATCAGGGGACCGTGTTATATATGGCGCTCAACTGTATCACCTGAAAAAAGCCCCCCTAATAGTAGTAACTGGTGGCAGGATTCCCTGGAAGGAAGGAGGAAGCCAATACCTTTCAGAGGCTGATGACATGGCAAACCTCCTACAAATGTTAAACATCCCCCAACAAGTTATCCTCAAAGAAGGCAAATCTTTAAATACCTACCAGAATGCCATCTACACCAGAGAAATCCTCCAAAAAAGAGGCATTTTTCGCATTATACTAGTTACCTCAGCCCTTCACATGCCTAGAGCGGTGAAAATCTTTGAAAAACAGGGCTTCGAGGTGCTTCCCGCCCCTACCGACTACCTGGTTACTATCCAAGACTTATCCCCTGAAAGACACACCTGGCAAAACCTCATGGTTGGCTTCTTCCCCGACGCGGAGTATTTCTACAAAACCAGCCTTGCACTAAAAGAATACATTGGTATCCTCATCTACAAACTACAAGGCTATCTGTGA
- a CDS encoding S-layer homology domain-containing protein produces the protein MNTNAPSFATALFMALTLTAGGNMPLIVAGLNTPVLAQNVQFTDVPDNHWAAAFIRELVARGIIAGFPDGTFRPEAPVTRAQFAAMVQKALPKKPIRPTARFNDVPNNYWGVTAINNAYAMGFLSGYPGGLFRPEQNIPREQVLVSLANGLNYTPSGNVNNTLNFFLDAGSISNFARTPIAAATEKRLVVNFPDTRRLNPTRNATRAEVAAFIYQALVAEGRTTAINSPYIVTLTQTPVVRNNTIPAGTLIPVVYDKAEKILVTKTESVPLDLTVAQDIRNASGAVVVPRGSIIRGGLRPFGNGTRFVAQELELVNGRRYRLEATSNVVTETETVSRGVNVGNLIANAAIGTAAAAAIAAITGDKRVTTEELLLGAGAGILATLIPQFLGLNRVDLIVVKPGKNLNVSLNSDLVL, from the coding sequence ATGAATACCAATGCCCCCTCCTTCGCCACCGCCTTATTTATGGCACTCACCCTCACAGCTGGTGGTAATATGCCCCTAATAGTAGCCGGGTTGAACACACCAGTATTGGCCCAGAATGTCCAGTTTACAGACGTGCCTGACAACCACTGGGCGGCAGCCTTTATCAGAGAATTAGTAGCAAGGGGTATTATAGCCGGCTTTCCTGATGGCACTTTTCGCCCAGAAGCCCCAGTCACCCGTGCCCAGTTTGCTGCCATGGTACAAAAGGCCCTCCCCAAGAAACCTATCCGTCCTACGGCACGCTTCAACGATGTTCCCAATAATTACTGGGGGGTGACGGCTATCAATAACGCCTATGCCATGGGATTCCTGTCAGGGTATCCCGGTGGCCTGTTTCGTCCGGAACAAAATATACCCAGAGAACAGGTTTTGGTATCCTTAGCCAATGGTTTAAATTATACCCCATCGGGGAACGTCAACAACACCCTCAACTTTTTCCTGGATGCCGGTAGTATTTCCAATTTTGCCCGTACTCCCATCGCTGCAGCCACCGAAAAACGACTGGTGGTAAACTTCCCTGACACCCGGAGACTCAATCCCACCCGCAACGCCACCCGCGCCGAGGTGGCAGCCTTTATTTATCAGGCATTGGTAGCAGAAGGGAGGACAACTGCCATTAACTCCCCCTATATAGTAACCCTGACTCAAACCCCCGTGGTCAGAAATAATACCATCCCTGCCGGCACCCTCATCCCAGTAGTCTATGATAAGGCAGAGAAAATACTGGTGACGAAGACAGAAAGTGTGCCCCTTGACTTAACTGTAGCTCAAGACATCAGAAATGCTAGTGGTGCTGTAGTTGTCCCCAGGGGAAGTATAATAAGGGGGGGATTACGTCCTTTCGGTAACGGTACTCGGTTTGTAGCACAAGAGCTAGAACTAGTCAATGGACGACGGTATCGTCTCGAGGCGACTTCCAATGTGGTTACGGAAACAGAAACGGTTTCTAGGGGGGTGAATGTAGGTAATCTCATAGCCAATGCCGCTATTGGCACGGCCGCTGCCGCCGCCATCGCCGCCATAACCGGGGATAAGAGGGTTACCACTGAGGAGTTGTTACTGGGGGCGGGCGCCGGTATCCTTGCCACCTTAATCCCACAATTTTTGGGTCTAAATCGGGTAGATTTAATAGTGGTAAAACCTGGCAAAAACCTCAATGTCAGCCTCAATAGTGACCTGGTGTTATAA
- a CDS encoding site-specific DNA-methyltransferase, translated as MVTEKQRNLVTIKEASKWASKYLNRRVTVSNIYYLLQYGRISKYGADNTTLIDLDDLKSYYDSLNHKKNYWEKVLGKLNWKLAFSEYKESERTKHVHGLHPYKGKFIPQLVEYFIDPHTDEFKKEIYFYPGDIVLDPFCGSGTTLVQANELGIHAIGVDVSFFNTLISKIKVANYNLLEVTRAIYELTRSLKGFQGSTPNRKFESELSLELSWFNAKYFPSPEFKIKVVNREVNEDEYGREKEQEFQIIYNKLLEKYNIRLKQDNPKSFLEKWYLLPVREELDFLAGEIKNMSEGIIKDLLMVILSRTARSCRATTHVDLATLKNPVFNPYYCRKHKKICKPIFSILDWWEKYTKDSLRRLKEFQKVRTNTFQICIGGDSRTIDIYGEIKKINPDFAQLVQNKKIKGIFTSPPYVGLIDYHEQHAYAYEIFGFERKDELEIGPLHRGRGEEAKKSYVVAIAEVLKNSKKYLQDDYNVFLIANDKFNLYPKIADIAGMRIVNEFKRPVLCRVEKDRENPYGESIFHLKEK; from the coding sequence ATGGTGACGGAAAAACAGCGGAATTTGGTGACCATAAAAGAAGCGAGTAAATGGGCATCAAAATATCTGAACAGGAGGGTAACAGTTTCTAATATCTACTATCTACTTCAATATGGAAGAATAAGCAAGTATGGAGCAGATAATACTACTCTCATAGATCTAGACGATCTAAAAAGCTATTATGACTCTTTAAACCACAAAAAAAATTACTGGGAGAAAGTATTAGGAAAGCTGAACTGGAAACTGGCCTTTAGTGAATATAAAGAAAGTGAGAGAACTAAACATGTTCATGGATTACATCCCTACAAGGGCAAATTTATTCCTCAGTTAGTAGAGTATTTTATTGACCCTCATACTGATGAATTCAAAAAAGAGATTTATTTTTATCCTGGAGATATTGTTTTGGACCCCTTCTGCGGCTCTGGTACAACTTTGGTTCAAGCTAATGAACTAGGAATACATGCCATTGGAGTTGATGTGTCCTTTTTTAACACGTTAATTTCTAAAATAAAAGTTGCCAATTATAATCTTTTGGAAGTAACTAGAGCCATCTATGAACTTACCCGGAGTCTGAAAGGCTTTCAAGGTAGTACGCCTAACAGGAAATTTGAATCTGAATTATCCCTTGAACTCTCCTGGTTTAATGCTAAATATTTTCCCTCACCAGAGTTCAAAATAAAGGTTGTAAATCGGGAGGTTAATGAAGATGAATATGGGCGAGAAAAAGAACAGGAGTTTCAGATTATATACAATAAACTTTTGGAAAAATACAACATCAGATTAAAACAAGATAACCCCAAAAGTTTTTTGGAGAAGTGGTATCTGCTTCCTGTGAGAGAGGAGTTGGATTTCCTGGCAGGAGAAATTAAAAACATGAGTGAAGGTATTATTAAGGATTTACTGATGGTAATATTAAGCAGAACTGCCCGCTCATGCAGGGCCACAACTCATGTCGATTTGGCAACATTAAAAAACCCCGTGTTTAATCCATACTATTGTAGAAAACACAAAAAGATATGCAAGCCCATATTTTCCATTTTAGATTGGTGGGAAAAATATACCAAAGACAGTCTAAGGAGACTAAAAGAATTTCAAAAAGTGCGCACTAATACCTTCCAGATTTGTATTGGAGGAGATAGTAGAACAATTGATATTTATGGGGAAATAAAAAAAATAAATCCTGACTTTGCCCAGTTGGTTCAAAACAAGAAAATTAAAGGAATTTTCACCAGTCCCCCTTATGTCGGACTAATTGACTACCACGAACAACATGCCTATGCCTATGAAATTTTTGGCTTTGAAAGAAAAGACGAACTAGAAATAGGACCTCTTCATAGAGGACGGGGAGAAGAGGCAAAAAAATCTTATGTTGTGGCAATAGCAGAGGTTTTAAAAAACAGTAAGAAATACTTACAAGATGACTATAATGTGTTTTTAATAGCCAACGATAAGTTTAATCTTTATCCCAAAATAGCTGATATTGCTGGGATGAGAATCGTCAATGAGTTTAAACGTCCGGTTTTGTGTCGTGTGGAAAAAGATAGAGAAAATCCCTACGGCGAATCCATTTTCCATCTGAAGGAGAAATAG